A window of the Trichoplusia ni isolate ovarian cell line Hi5 chromosome 4, tn1, whole genome shotgun sequence genome harbors these coding sequences:
- the LOC113492947 gene encoding probable ATP-dependent RNA helicase DDX23 has protein sequence MARDRSPERRRSRSRERRDKDRHEDRERESHRDKSKRRERSRSPRKERERSRSPSRKDRERSRSPARKEQERPRSPARKERERGRSRSPKKREGKEKDAENRRKHDDKEKPKTKKEDDVKPDEEDSQDAKDDDKPIKKEPLSLEELLAKKKAEEEARSKPVFLTKEQRAALALERRQKQVEAIRANVDRPSITTIDLTGPTKREEEKKHREELREKERERRDDRERERERKYEERKSMNDRRQDDKKEKNEEVSKTKDKEREEEAIKARYLGIVKKKRRVRRLNDRKFVFDWDASEDTSNDYNALYKERHQVQFFGRGHIAGIDIKSQKKDYSKFYGNLLEKRRTELEKEQEKLRLKKVKKKEDKQKWDDRHWSEKDQDEMTERDWRIFREDYNITIKGGKIPNPIRNWKEAGFHPDIMEIISKVGYKSPTPIQRQAIPIGLQNRDIIGVAETGSGKTLAFLIPLLTWIQSLPKNERLEDADQGPYAIILAPTRELAQQIEEETNKFGIPLGITSVVVVGGLSREEQGFKLRLGCEIVIATPGRLIDVLENRYLVLNRCTYVVLDEADRMIDMGFEPDVQKILEYMPVSNIKPDTDAAEDASVLLANYNSKKKFRQTVMFTATMPPAVERLARSYLRRPAIVYIGSVGKPVDRTEQIVYMIGENEKRRKLTEILQRGVEPPIIIFVNQKKGADVLAKGLEKLGFNACTLHGGKGQEQRDFALASLKNGSKDILVATDVAGRGIDIKDVSMVINYDMAKTIEDYTHRIGRTGRAGKTGKAMSFVTKEDSALFYDLKQVLLTSSVSTCPPELMNHPEAQHKPGTVVTKKRREEMIFA, from the coding sequence ATGGCGCGTGATAGGAGTCCAGAGCGCAGACGTTCGCGGTCCAGAGAACGTCGAGATAAGGATCGGCATGAAGATCGCGAGCGTGAGTCTCATCGCGACAAAAGTAAGCGTAGAGAAAGGTCTCGAAGTCCTCGAAAGGAACGAGAAAGATCAAGAAGTCCCTCTAGGAAAGATAGAGAACGATCGCGTAGTCCGGCCAGGAAAGAACAAGAAAGACCAAGAAGCCCAGCTAGAAAAGAGCGGGAACGCGGCCGCTCTCGCAGTCCTAAGAAGCGCGAGGGCAAAGAAAAAGACGCCGAAAACCGAAGGAAACATGATGATAAAGAAAaacctaaaactaaaaaagaagaTGATGTTAAACCTGACGAGGAAGATAGTCAAGATGCAAAAGATGATGATAAACCTATAAAGAAGGAACCCTTGTCTCTCGAGGAACTTCTTGCTAAGAAAAAGGCAGAGGAAGAAGCCCGCAGTAAACCAGTCTTCTTGACTAAAGAACAAAGAGCAGCTCTAGCTTTGGAAAGACGCCAGAAACAAGTTGAAGCTATAAGAGCTAATGTTGATAGACCATCTATTACTACCATAGACCTTACAGGGCCTACAAAGAGGGAAGAGGAGAAAAAACATAGAGAGGAATTAAGAGAAAAAGAAAGGGAAAGGAGGGATGACAGGGAGAGAGAAAGAGAACGTAAATATGAAGAAAGAAAGTCTATGAATGACCGCAGACAAGATGACAAGAAGGAGAAGAATGAAGAAGTTTCTAAAACGAAGGATAAAGAGCGAGAAGAGGAAGCCATCAAGGCACGGTACCTCGGTATAGTAAAGAAAAAACGTAGAGTCCGCAGATTAAATGAtcgtaaatttgtttttgattggGATGCATCTGAAGATACCTCTAATGATTACAATGCCCTATATAAAGAAAGGCATCAAGTACAATTCTTTGGCCGCGGTCACATTGCTGGAATAGATATTAAGTCACAGAAAAAAGATTACAGTAAATTTTATGGCAATCTCTTAGAGAAACGTAGAACAGAATTGGAAAAAGAACAAGAAAAATTACGTCTTAAGAAAGTTAAGAAGAAGGAAGACAAACAGAAGTGGGATGACCGGCACTGGTCTGAGAAAGACCAGGATGAAATGACTGAGAGGGACTGGCGTATCTTTAGAGAAGATTACAACATAACCATCAAAGGAGGCAAGATTCCCAATCCAATCCGTAACTGGAAGGAAGCAGGCTTTCATCCAGACATTATGGAAATCATCAGCAAAGTTGGTTACAAAAGTCCAACACCTATTCAAAGGCAGGCTATCCCAATTGGTTTACAAAACAGAGATATTATTGGTGTTGCTGAAACTGGTTCTGGTAAAACTTTGGCCTTCCTTATACCTCTACTTACTTGGATTCAATCTCTACCCAAGAATGAGCGTTTGGAAGATGCTGACCAAGGTCCATATGCTATAATTTTAGCACCTACTCGTGAATTGGCCCAACAAATTGAAGAGGAGACAAACAAATTTGGAATTCCTCTAGGAATCACATCTGTCGTAGTTGTTGGTGGTCTTTCGAGAGAGGAACAAGGTTTTAAACTCAGATTGGGGTGTGAAATTGTTATTGCGACACCTGGTCGTCTTATCGATGTCTTAGAGAATAGGTACTTGGTACTTAATCGTTGTACTTACGTGGTACTTGACGAAGCCGATCGTATGATTGACATGGGTTTCGAGCCTGATGTACAGAAGATTCTAGAATACATGCCAGTATCAAATATCAAGCCAGACACAGACGCCGCTGAAGATGCTTCTGTGCTGCTAGCGAACTACAACTCCAAAAAGAAGTTCAGACAAACTGTGATGTTCACAGCTACTATGCCTCCAGCTGTGGAGCGTCTAGCCAGGAGCTACTTACGTCGGCCCGCTATTGTATACATTGGATCCGTCGGTAAACCTGTAGACAGAACAGAACAAATCGTCTACATGATCGGCGAGAATGAGAAGCGTAGAAAGCTCacagaaatattacaaagaGGAGTCGAACCTCCGATCATTATCTTCGTCAATCAAAAGAAAGGTGCCGACGTTCTGGCTAAAGGTTTGGAGAAGTTGGGCTTCAATGCGTGTACATTGCACGGTGGTAAAGGACAGGAGCAGCGAGACTTTGCTCTGGCCAGTCTTAAAAACGGTTCAAAAGACATACTGGTCGCTACCGACGTTGCAGGTCGTGGTATCGATATCAAGGACGTCAGTATGGTCATCAACTACGACATGGCGAAGACGATAGAAGATTATACACATCGTATCGGTCGTACCGGTCGTGCGGGTAAGACTGGTAAGGCTATGTCTTTCGTCACTAAAGAAGACTCGGCGTTGTTCTATGATCTAAAGCAAGTGCTACTAACGAGCTCAGTGTCCACATGCCCGCCGGAGCTCATGAATCACCCAGAAGCACAGCACAAGCCAGGAACTGTGGTCACTAAGAAGAGAAGGGAAGAAATGATATTTGCATAA
- the LOC113492951 gene encoding uncharacterized protein LOC113492951 → MFRKVVLGSVGVAALIPAIGAAAPIKDEPKSLNKPPPMKPSELPIYEAPHADYAEFVSTKNKDEGHGYIREMLLTPVRAMREQVQVVFAHTEHVKHSVQDQYHELQDKSDWIFKYLREEENKEVRYGAVAIGGLTGFIFGLRGGFIRRVLYAGAGTTGMGLVCFPDETKDVLKSNSSLAKQYINIAYNFFYGVKPGDPQLEVKFPELSFPKDFSEFVDMTVSLASSVKQAVMPPPSKEEIKTPEKKA, encoded by the exons ATGTTCCGAAAAGTAGTGTTAGGATCGGTCGGAGTCGCAGCCTTGATTCCTGCCATCGGTGCTGCAGCTCCGATCAAGGATGAGCCGAAGTCGTTGAACAAGCCGCCGCCAATGAAGCCTTCCGAACTGCCGATATACGAAGCTCCTCACGCCGATTACGCTGA GTTTGTCAGTACTAAGAATAAAGATGAGGGTCATGGTTACATTCGGGAGATGCTGTTGACACCAGTCCGGGCTATGCGTGAGCAGGTCCAGGTTGTGTTCGCCCACACAGAGCATGTCAAACATTCTGTGCAAGACCAGTACCATGAATTACAGGATAAAAGTGACT GGATATTCAAATACCTCAGAGAAGAGGAAAACAAAGAGGTCCGATATGGTGCTGTCGCCATAGGTGGTCTCACTGGTTTCATTTTCGGGTTAAGGGGAGGCTTTATCagg AGAGTGCTTTACGCGGGTGCAGGTACAACTGGTATGGGTTTGGTGTGCTTCCCTGATGAAACCAAGGATGTATTGAAATCTAATTCGTCATTAGCCAAACAGTACATTAACATAGCCTACAACTTCTTCTATGGAG tGAAACCCGGCGATCCTCAGCTGGAGGTGAAATTCCCAGAGTTGTCATTCCCTAAAGACTTTTCGGAGTTTGTGGATATGACAGTGTCTTTGGCATCGTCGGTCAAGCAGGCAGTAATGCCTCCGCCATCTAAAGAGGAGATTAAAACACCAGAAAAGAAAGCATAG
- the LOC113492952 gene encoding uncharacterized protein LOC113492952, producing MSEVLSGRVSKHKRDRRVKNSTVLRMMAIMQEGNSEVPKEFLETGRTGRRNAMPDIMHPQGAEVSTADLPSRLQQLTATDTPHSQADASTSAASIPAPQKIEEPKEKDSTNS from the exons ATGTCGGAGGTCCTATCGGGTCGTGTGTCTAAGCACAAGCGGGACCGTCGCGTTAAGAATAGCACAG TACTGAGAATGATGGCAATAATGCAGGAAGGGAATAGTGAGGTACCGAAGGAATTTTTGGAGACTGGCCGGACGGGGCGCAGGAACGCGATGCCGGACATAATGCACCCGCAGGGCGCCGAGGTCAGCACCGCAGACCTGCCCTCGAGGTTACAGCAGCTCACTGCCACTG ACACTCCTCACTCTCAAGCCGACGCTTCAACCAGCGCAGCAAGTATCCCGGCGCCGCAGAAAATCGAAGAGCCCAAGGAGAAGGACAGCACGAACAGTTGA